The window GCTGGTGTACTCGTAGATGGCCAGGGGGATGGTCTGGGTCACACCGGGGATATTGCCAGCCAGCACGATGGTCGCCCCGAACTCACCCAGGCTGCGGGCGAACATCAGGGTCATGCCAGCAAGAATGGCCCGGCTGCACAGGGGCACGGTAATGGTGAACAGGGTGTCCCACCATTTCGCGCCCAGGGTTCTGGATGCCTGGATGTACTGGCGGTCAATGCCTTCCATGCCGATGCGGATGGAGCGGACCAGAAGGGGAAAACCGACCACTGCCGAGGCAATGATGGCCCCGCGCAGGGTGAAGATGATGCGGATATCAAAGAGGCCGAAGAGTTTACCCAGCCAGCCGT is drawn from Candidatus Electrothrix aestuarii and contains these coding sequences:
- the modB gene encoding molybdate ABC transporter permease subunit gives rise to the protein MLNLSPDDIQAIKLSMQVAVTATVIALPPGFAVAYLLALSNMRGKALLEGVINLPLVLPPVVTGYLLLLLFGRNGWLGKLFGLFDIRIIFTLRGAIIASAVVGFPLLVRSIRIGMEGIDRQYIQASRTLGAKWWDTLFTITVPLCSRAILAGMTLMFARSLGEFGATIVLAGNIPGVTQTIPLAIYEYTSTPGGDSMALSLCLISILLSFAVLLIGEAANRTLARR